In a single window of the Flavobacterium sp. W4I14 genome:
- a CDS encoding hypothetical protein (product_source=Hypo-rule applied), whose product MKAIWPSPNLLAMENKNNLETVPVQYTGSEMDVIERRDCSTSAEAVAVFERACTRLLSVNEWGRYAGISAFQLIDPQGIRAERQAQLNDYIRIDIPGPGTQAGMGYDWVQIEEITTESDGEKQTLSMRVRPCAHPLSQKKETAHFLKNEATSSFIITRTGLHVSAEEHARNEVPNTDNGSLYDKGRNFMVGMAAKLGFSYPQWKGLVKALLQD is encoded by the coding sequence GTGAAGGCTATTTGGCCTTCACCAAATTTATTAGCTATGGAAAATAAAAATAACTTAGAGACCGTACCTGTTCAATATACAGGTAGCGAAATGGATGTGATAGAACGCAGAGACTGTAGCACCTCTGCAGAAGCGGTAGCCGTTTTTGAACGGGCCTGTACCAGATTATTGTCTGTTAACGAATGGGGGCGTTATGCTGGTATATCAGCTTTCCAATTAATCGATCCTCAAGGCATCCGTGCAGAAAGACAGGCGCAGTTAAATGATTATATCAGGATTGATATTCCCGGTCCTGGAACCCAGGCTGGAATGGGCTATGACTGGGTTCAAATCGAGGAAATCACCACTGAAAGCGATGGTGAAAAGCAAACATTATCTATGAGGGTAAGGCCCTGTGCACATCCTTTGTCACAAAAAAAGGAAACTGCCCACTTTTTAAAAAATGAGGCCACATCAAGCTTTATCATTACACGGACAGGACTACATGTTAGTGCGGAAGAACATGCCAGAAATGAAGTTCCAAATACAGATAATGGCAGCCTTTATGATAAGGGAAGGAATTTTATGGTGGGTATGGCGGCCAAACTTGGGTTTTCATATCCGCAGTGGAAAGGGCTGGTTAAGGCGCTTTTGCAAGATTAA
- a CDS encoding ankyrin repeat protein (product_source=COG0666; cath_funfam=1.25.40.20; cog=COG0666; ko=KO:K06867; pfam=PF12796,PF13637; smart=SM00248; superfamily=48403), producing MENIEQLIIPAARKGDTEVLKELMRRGVDINFQDAKGYTALIIACYNDQLEAAAYLIASGADLNLGDQGGNTALMGAAFKGYTDIAKLLIESGADINLQHGNGGTALMFAAMFGRNEVLKLLLDHGAETGLRDIRGQHALDLAILQGNEAGAELLELYSKNVNLAKAP from the coding sequence ATGGAAAACATAGAACAACTCATTATACCTGCCGCAAGAAAAGGCGATACAGAAGTTTTAAAAGAACTAATGCGCAGAGGAGTGGATATAAATTTTCAGGACGCTAAAGGTTATACCGCTTTGATTATTGCCTGCTACAACGACCAGCTGGAAGCGGCAGCATACCTGATTGCCTCAGGAGCAGACTTAAATCTTGGAGATCAGGGAGGCAACACCGCTTTAATGGGTGCGGCATTTAAAGGCTATACCGATATTGCAAAACTATTGATCGAAAGTGGGGCAGACATTAATCTTCAGCACGGAAACGGTGGAACCGCATTGATGTTTGCTGCAATGTTTGGCCGCAATGAGGTATTAAAACTACTTTTAGATCATGGCGCTGAAACCGGGCTTCGCGATATAAGGGGACAACACGCATTAGACCTGGCCATTTTACAGGGGAACGAAGCCGGAGCAGAACTGCTTGAATTATACAGCAAAAATGTTAATCTTGCAAAAGCGCCTTAA